The DNA segment TATAAGATGCCTTATTTAGCATAAGTTAGCCAGCAATTTACTATAGGCCAGTGGCCTACTACTTTGGTCCTTTTGATATAAAAGCCAATTATAGAGCAGCACTCTTTTAGTGGTTGTTGTTTGACTGTATCTGTCTGCCTCGGTGTCTTCAGGAAAACCCCACGGCCACTCTGGAGGACCTTGAGAAGCCCGGCGTGGACGAGGAGCCTCAGCACGTGCTGCTGCGCTATGAGGATGCCTACCAGTACCAGAACATATTTGGCCCCCTGGTCAAACTGGAGGCCGACTACGATAAGAAACTCAAAGAGTCCCAGGTAATATCAACTGTGTTCTGCTGGACTGTTCAGGCTAGCTCTTCCTGCTTTTGGATGTAAAGGCAGTTTTGGTTTTACATGTTTGATTGATTGCTctcttgtctgtttgtttcacagACCCAAGACAATATAACTGTCAGGTGGGACCTGGGACTCAATAAAAAGCGGATTGCTTATTTCAGCCTTCCCAAGACGGACTCAGGTGGTAATTCCTTTTTTTGTTCATCTCCATCAACGTCACGAGGTCCATGTCCATTCCATTCCGGCCACAACCTCCCCTCGCATTCTCCCTGACGCGCATGCTGGCCTGTCTtagtctgaatgtgtgtgtgtgtgtgtgcatgtacgatTACATTTTTGTATGATGAATGTTCTAAAATCTATCAATTTTGTATTGTGCCTTTCATAAGCTAAttccctttctttccctcttttcATTCTCTGTATTTCTGTAGACATGCGCCTGATGCAGGGTGATGAGATATGCCTGAGGTACAAGGGAGACCTTGCCCCACTCTGGAAGGGTATTGGACATGTCATCAAAGTCCCAGACAGTATCCTTTTCATTGCTAGGCTGTAATGTTGCTACATTTTACTCTTCAGCATCTTGTTTGCTGCACAATTGATTTACGTAATTGTTTCTTTGTTTGGTGTTATCCTCTCAATAGCGCCACATTAGTCTCTGGGATGAATAGGTGTAAGGTTTTGTGGTGTGTAGTCCTTAATCCTTCCCTAATAGACTATGGTGACGAGATAGCCATCGAGTTGAGGAGCAGTGCTGGGGCTCCTGTGGAAGTGCCACATAACTTCCAGGTTGACTTTGTGTGGAAGTCCACCTCTTTTGACAGGTAGGAATCTTCTGACACAAATCAAGATGTGACGCAATGGGTCGGGCTCAGCTTGCTTGACACGGGGACTTGTTTCAACTTTCCTCCAGGATGCAGAGCGCCCTGAAGACCTTTGCCGTGGACGAGACCTCTGTGTCCGGGTACATCTACCACAAGCTGCTGGGTCACGAGGTGGAGGACGTGGTCATCAAGTGTCAACTGCCCAAACGCTTCACCGCCCAGGGCCTGCCTGACCTCAACCACTCACAGGTGGGTGTTTATCGTCGACAGAAATCTATGAGTAGATTTGAGTTATTCCTTCGATCACGTTTGCTGACAGTTTGTCAGATGCCAACGTTGTGTGTCGTCACGTAGGTGTATGCTGTGAAGACCGTGCTGCAGCGTCCTCTCAGTCTCATCCAGGGCCCCCCTGGCACGGGGAAAACGGTCACCTCTGCCACTGTAGTCTACCACCTGGCCAGACAGGGCAACGGGTAAGATCTGCTCACTTAATAGGGAACACCATATACAGTACTTGGTAAATAACTTTCACTACAAGAGTGGCTACATTAGTATTGGTAGAGGTCATCACTGCAAATGACACATTGTTCTCAGTTGACCAAGCAAAAGGTTAATAAAAGCACCTTTTATCCATCCCTAACACCAGTTGCGTTTGTGTGTCCTCAGGCCAGTGCTGGTGTGCGCTCCCAGCAACATCGCGGTGGACCAGCTGACTGAGAAGATCCACATGTCGGGCCTGAAGGTGGTGAGGCTCTGTGCCAAGAGCAGAGAGGCCATCGACTCCCCTGTGTCCTTCCTGGCTCTGCACAACCAGATCCGCAACATGGACAGGTAACCTGGGACTGCTACCCGGGGAGGAATGGTTTCTTTATCTCATCAGGTGTCCTGTTAACTAGTGACAAAGGATCGATTCCACTTGAGAACCTGGCTATGGGCCACGAGAGTTGCCTCAGTTTGAAAGCATAGATGCGCAGGTCATGTCCCCGAGGTCTTTCCTCTGTCTTACAGCTTTTCTGCACGTTAGCCTTCATTATAGGCTACATCATTTCAGCACAGTAAAGAGCACTGGGTTTTCAGTTTGTGTTTTTGCTGTATCTGTGTGCAGTATACCAGAGCTTCAGAAGCTGCAGCAGCTGAAGGACGAGACTGGGGAGCTGTCCTCCTCTGATGAGAAGCGCTACAGGGCCCTGAAGCGCACCGCCGAGAGGGAACTACTCACGGTAACGCCTGCTCCTTTTCCACACTCCCTTAAAACAAAGTCCTAAAAATGTCTTAATACCACTGTGAATAAATATCTACTTCAAGTTGATTATCACTGACCACGTCTCCCTTCACTCCCATCTCTGCTCCTCAGAATGCTGATGTGATCTGCTGTACCTGTGTGGGGGCAGGAGACCCCCGCCTGGCCAAGATGCAGTTCCGCTCCATCCTCATTGATGAGAGCACGCAGGCCACTGAGCCCGAGTGCATGGTGCCTGTCATACTGGGGGCCAAACAGGTACGTCTCAGTCTCTTAAGAAATCTCAAACCTCTAAGAAAAATGATGCCCAGTCACTTAGTTCAATGACAGGCCCAAACTTCTCTCTGTTTTTCGTACAGAATGTTTATCAAAAGTTGTTGCTGATGGAAACGTGTAGTGCCGTTTATTGCCTCCAGGTGTCTGTGCTTGGTTGAATTCGACATTGTTGCAGGTGCAGAACACTGAGTGAGGCACGCTACCTACACCCAATACTAGTTCCCAAACCACACGACATTAGATTTGAATTGGAATCACCTTTCTGTTCATACTAAATCTAGGATTCTTCTGTCTGTTTCTTTCCAGCTGATTCTGGTGGGAGACCACTGCCAGCTGGGTCCAGTAGTGATGTGTAAGAAGGCAGCCAAAGCGGGCCTGTCCCAGTCCCTGTTTGAGCGTCTGGTGGTGCTGGGCATCAGGCCCATCCGTCTGCAGGTCCAGTACCGTATGCACCCAGCCCTCAGCGCCTTCCCCTCCAACATCTTCTACGAGGGCTCCCTGCAGAACGGAGTCACCGCGGGTAAGTCGCTGAGGGAGAAGGGTTCGGGGCCAGTGTGTAGAACCCTCAGAAACAGAGGTTAGGTTTAGCTTGTTCTGCTGATGTGCTTGGCCATCAAGCGGGGAATGGACTCCCTGGTGTCTACTAACTAGATGGGCAGTTTACATAATCTGTCTCAAAAGACCAAGAAAACAGAACGATCATGTATTGCTTTATAACAGCAAGTTTTACTAAGTTTGCACAAGGTGGAAAACACCGAAAACAAAGCTAAAACATGTCACTGGCTTCTACACTTAATTCTGGATTAAccttaatgtaaatgtactagCTCTCCCCATTTTGACGCCTTTCTTTTATTTATACAGCTGACCGCATCAAGAAAGGCTTTGACTTCCAGTGGCCACAGCCAGACAAACCCATGTTCTTCTATGTGACCCAGGGCCAGGAGGAAATCGCAAGCTCCGGAACCTCCTATCTAAACAGGTATTTGACAAATGGAAGCATTTGTCATTTTTGACCAAACAGACAGACTTCATTCATAAAAagtgttattatttttttttggggggggtgaataagcttttcttctctctttctctgtgtacaGGACTGAGGCTTCCAACGTGGAGAAGATCACCACCAGGCTGCTCAAGGCCGGGGCCAAGCCTGACCAGATAGGCATCATCACCCCCTACGAGGGCCAGAGGTCCTACCTGGTGCAATACATGCAGTTCAGTGGCTCCCTCCACACCAAGCTCTACCAGGTACAGCATGCTCACAGTGTTAGGGAGAAAGAACGTAAAACAATGGCACGCCACTGTGGCACGCAAGTCTGTGTAGTGCTTTCTGcagtgacttaaaaaaaaaaaatggctacCTTTTACTGTTTTTAAATGGATGCCAGATGGTGATTGGAACAGTACTAGTTCATAGTTTCTCTGGCTCTTGGCTGTCCCCAGGAGGTGGAGATAGCCAGTGTCGATGCCTTCCAGGGCAGAGAGAAGGACTTCATCATCCTGTCCTGTGTCAGAGCCAACGAGCACCAGGGCATCGGCTTCCTCAACGACCCACGACGTCTCAACGTGGCTCTCACCAGGGCCAGGTAAATAACACCAGGACCTGTGCAGTCCCTCTGTCTCCTGATGCTCAACAGATAATTAGAAACATCATATCATCCTGTCTTTTTTTAGATAACTTTTGCAAGACTATTTGAATGTTTGTCTTTGGTGTTATGTCAACGTTTTGCTGTGAGGATTCACAAATGATCATTACTCTGACAGTAAAGGAactgtgccgtgtgtgtgtgtgtgtgtgtgtgtgtgtgtgtgtaggtatggGGTTATCATCGTGGGCAACCCCAAGGCCCTGTCCAAGCAGCCTCTGTGGAACCACCTTCTCAACTACTACAAGGAGCAGAAGGTTCTGGTTGAGGGACCCCTCAACAACCTGAGGGAGAGCCTCATGCAGTTCAGCAAGCCTCGCAAGCTGGTCAACGCCGTCAACCCTGTGAGTCTTGTCCGGCCCCTTGAATGCGCGCGTGTGTCTGTACATGTTTACGTGGTGGTGTTTTCCCCGATTTACTTTAGTGTAGACGGTACACCGTTATAGAAGATGTGCGTCAGCTTCTGTTTCGACTTagtgaagtgttttttttttttttttccctatGTGTGGGTTTTTCAGGGGGGCCGTTTCATGAGCACAGCCATGTATGATGCCAGGGAAGCTCTTATTCCTGGATCTGTGTATGACCGCAGCAGCACTGGTGAGAGGCGACGTCAAACTGTAAACTTGTGTGTCTTTGTACTTGTTTTGCCGTTGTCTAAAAATGgtctctttttttcccccctccctTCAGCACGTACATCCAACATGTACTTCCAGACCCACGACCAGATCAGCATGATTGGCCCAGGCCCCATGGCCTCTTTGAACATCCCCATCCCCTTCAACCTGGTCATGCCCCCCATGCCCCCGCCAGGCTACCTGGGCCAGGTCAACGGCCCCCAAGCAGGCCGTGGCGGAGGTATGAAGGGTAAGGCGGGCGGAGGGGCACGAGGCGGGCGCCAGAGGAGCCGTGGTATGGCGAGCCATGGCGGGGGCAACGGGCAGCACGGCCACATGAGTGTCAGCCAGGCCAGCCAGGACCTGGGCTCCCAGCCCTTCTCCCAGGGACCTCTCACCCAGGGCTACATCACCATGAGCCAGCCCTCCCAGATGAGCCAGCCTGGCCTGTCCCAGCCTGAACTCTCCCAGGTAAGTCAGCAGATCCATTTACATATTCATCGTTTAGCAGACTTTATTGGTCTGACATAGACATACAGGCATGAAAATCAGCAGGCTAAAAGCTTCTCCTTTGTTTTTCTCCTTACAGGACAGCTACCTTGGCGATGAGTTCAAGTCCCAGATTGACGTGGCCCTctcccaagactccacctaccagGGTGAACGAGCCTATCAACATGGTGTGACTGGATTGTCCCAGTACTAGAGTGTAAGACATCAGTTATCTGTGAACTTATTGCACTGTACATTCTATGAGCTAAGCCAACAGTTACTGTAAGATGTTATTTGGAGTAAGTATCAGGGTATTACAATTatctttgtttttattttactcttaGGTTGTGGGAAAAGGAGCTAAGCCTGTGCTGAGCTTAGTTCGCCTGCATTTTAATCTGGGTAAAATCAAAAAAAGAAACATGGATACCCGTTTTCCACTGCTACAACTGAAGCACCACTGTGTGAAAGCAacaggagagagaccgagagaaaccAACCAATCACAAGAGTGAGAGCAAAATGGGGGTTGAGCTGGACAggacgagagagcgagagggagggagagagaaggcccTGCTCGCACACGGAGACATGGAGAAGCAGCATACGTCGGAAGTAGCGCCGTCGGAGAGACGGGACCTTCGGTGATGATTTGAGGGACGAAGGTTGTGGATCCTCTTGGGGGACACAGGAGTCACGTCTCCCCGCCTCCCGGGACCACCAGTTAGTTGGCTGAGTTCCTTGCTCTTGGAgcagaga comes from the Salmo trutta chromosome 21, fSalTru1.1, whole genome shotgun sequence genome and includes:
- the LOC115156749 gene encoding regulator of nonsense transcripts 1 isoform X2, with translation MSVEAYGPSSQTLTFLDTEEADLLGADTQGSEYEFTDFTLPSQTQTGQTQSQLDNQVNGPDGVLQNGEDSAVKASQLLAELNFEEEEEDTYYTKDLPVHACSYCGIHDPACVVYCNTSKKWFCNGRGNTSGSHIVNHLVRAKSKEVTLHKDGPLGETVLECYNCGCRNVFLLGFIPAKADSVVVLLCRQPCASQSSLKDINWDSSQWQPLIQDRCFLSWLVKIPSEQEQLRARQITAQQINKLEELWKENPTATLEDLEKPGVDEEPQHVLLRYEDAYQYQNIFGPLVKLEADYDKKLKESQTQDNITVRWDLGLNKKRIAYFSLPKTDSDMRLMQGDEICLRYKGDLAPLWKGIGHVIKVPDNYGDEIAIELRSSAGAPVEVPHNFQVDFVWKSTSFDRMQSALKTFAVDETSVSGYIYHKLLGHEVEDVVIKCQLPKRFTAQGLPDLNHSQVYAVKTVLQRPLSLIQGPPGTGKTVTSATVVYHLARQGNGPVLVCAPSNIAVDQLTEKIHMSGLKVVRLCAKSREAIDSPVSFLALHNQIRNMDSIPELQKLQQLKDETGELSSSDEKRYRALKRTAERELLTNADVICCTCVGAGDPRLAKMQFRSILIDESTQATEPECMVPVILGAKQLILVGDHCQLGPVVMCKKAAKAGLSQSLFERLVVLGIRPIRLQVQYRMHPALSAFPSNIFYEGSLQNGVTAADRIKKGFDFQWPQPDKPMFFYVTQGQEEIASSGTSYLNRTEASNVEKITTRLLKAGAKPDQIGIITPYEGQRSYLVQYMQFSGSLHTKLYQEVEIASVDAFQGREKDFIILSCVRANEHQGIGFLNDPRRLNVALTRARYGVIIVGNPKALSKQPLWNHLLNYYKEQKVLVEGPLNNLRESLMQFSKPRKLVNAVNPVFQGGRFMSTAMYDAREALIPGSVYDRSSTARTSNMYFQTHDQISMIGPGPMASLNIPIPFNLVMPPMPPPGYLGQVNGPQAGRGGGMKGKAGGGARGGRQRSRGMASHGGGNGQHGHMSVSQASQDLGSQPFSQGPLTQGYITMSQPSQMSQPGLSQPELSQDSYLGDEFKSQIDVALSQDSTYQGERAYQHGVTGLSQY
- the LOC115156749 gene encoding regulator of nonsense transcripts 1 isoform X4, coding for MSVEAYGPSSQTLTFLDTEEADLLGADTQGSEYEFTDFTLPSQTQTGQTQSQLDNQVNGPDGVLQNGEDSAVKASQLLAELNFEEEEEDTYYTKDLPVHACSYCGIHDPACVVYCNTSKKWFCNGRGNTSGSHIVNHLVRAKSKEVTLHKDGPLGETVLECYNCGCRNVFLLGFIPAKADSVVVLLCRQPCASQSSLKDINWDSSQWQPLIQDRCFLSWLVKIPSEQEQLRARQITAQQINKLEELWKENPTATLEDLEKPGVDEEPQHVLLRYEDAYQYQNIFGPLVKLEADYDKKLKESQTQDNITVRWDLGLNKKRIAYFSLPKTDSDMRLMQGDEICLRYKGDLAPLWKGIGHVIKVPDNYGDEIAIELRSSAGAPVEVPHNFQVDFVWKSTSFDRMQSALKTFAVDETSVSGYIYHKLLGHEVEDVVIKCQLPKRFTAQGLPDLNHSQVYAVKTVLQRPLSLIQGPPGTGKTVTSATVVYHLARQGNGPVLVCAPSNIAVDQLTEKIHMSGLKVVRLCAKSREAIDSPVSFLALHNQIRNMDSIPELQKLQQLKDETGELSSSDEKRYRALKRTAERELLTNADVICCTCVGAGDPRLAKMQFRSILIDESTQATEPECMVPVILGAKQLILVGDHCQLGPVVMCKKAAKAGLSQSLFERLVVLGIRPIRLQVQYRMHPALSAFPSNIFYEGSLQNGVTAADRIKKGFDFQWPQPDKPMFFYVTQGQEEIASSGTSYLNRTEASNVEKITTRLLKAGAKPDQIGIITPYEGQRSYLVQYMQFSGSLHTKLYQEVEIASVDAFQGREKDFIILSCVRANEHQGIGFLNDPRRLNVALTRARYGVIIVGNPKALSKQPLWNHLLNYYKEQKVLVEGPLNNLRESLMQFSKPRKLVNAVNPGGRFMSTAMYDAREALIPGSVYDRSSTARTSNMYFQTHDQISMIGPGPMASLNIPIPFNLVMPPMPPPGYLGQVNGPQAGRGGGMKGKAGGGARGGRQRSRGMASHGGGNGQHGHMSVSQASQDLGSQPFSQGPLTQGYITMSQPSQMSQPGLSQPELSQDSYLGDEFKSQIDVALSQDSTYQGERAYQHGVTGLSQY
- the LOC115156749 gene encoding regulator of nonsense transcripts 1 isoform X5; translated protein: MSVEAYGPSSQTLTFLDTEEADLLGADTQGSEYEFTDFTLPSQTQTGQTQSQLDNQVNGPDGVLQNGEDSAVKASQLLAELNFEEEEEDTYYTKDLPVHACSYCGIHDPACVVYCNTSKKWFCNGRGNTSGSHIVNHLVRAKSKEVTLHKDGPLGETVLECYNCGCRNVFLLGFIPAKADSVVVLLCRQPCASQSSLKDINWDSSQWQPLIQDRCFLSWLVKIPSEQEQLRARQITAQQINKLEELWKENPTATLEDLEKPGVDEEPQHVLLRYEDAYQYQNIFGPLVKLEADYDKKLKESQTQDNITVRWDLGLNKKRIAYFSLPKTDSGDMRLMQGDEICLRYKGDLAPLWKGIGHVIKVPDNYGDEIAIELRSSAGAPVEVPHNFQVDFVWKSTSFDRMQSALKTFAVDETSVSGYIYHKLLGHEVEDVVIKCQLPKRFTAQGLPDLNHSQVYAVKTVLQRPLSLIQGPPGTGKTVTSATVVYHLARQGNGPVLVCAPSNIAVDQLTEKIHMSGLKVVRLCAKSREAIDSPVSFLALHNQIRNMDSIPELQKLQQLKDETGELSSSDEKRYRALKRTAERELLTNADVICCTCVGAGDPRLAKMQFRSILIDESTQATEPECMVPVILGAKQLILVGDHCQLGPVVMCKKAAKAGLSQSLFERLVVLGIRPIRLQVQYRMHPALSAFPSNIFYEGSLQNGVTAADRIKKGFDFQWPQPDKPMFFYVTQGQEEIASSGTSYLNRTEASNVEKITTRLLKAGAKPDQIGIITPYEGQRSYLVQYMQFSGSLHTKLYQEVEIASVDAFQGREKDFIILSCVRANEHQGIGFLNDPRRLNVALTRARYGVIIVGNPKALSKQPLWNHLLNYYKEQKVLVEGPLNNLRESLMQFSKPRKLVNAVNPHVHPTCTSRPTTRSA
- the LOC115156749 gene encoding regulator of nonsense transcripts 1 isoform X1, translated to MSVEAYGPSSQTLTFLDTEEADLLGADTQGSEYEFTDFTLPSQTQTGQTQSQLDNQVNGPDGVLQNGEDSAVKASQLLAELNFEEEEEDTYYTKDLPVHACSYCGIHDPACVVYCNTSKKWFCNGRGNTSGSHIVNHLVRAKSKEVTLHKDGPLGETVLECYNCGCRNVFLLGFIPAKADSVVVLLCRQPCASQSSLKDINWDSSQWQPLIQDRCFLSWLVKIPSEQEQLRARQITAQQINKLEELWKENPTATLEDLEKPGVDEEPQHVLLRYEDAYQYQNIFGPLVKLEADYDKKLKESQTQDNITVRWDLGLNKKRIAYFSLPKTDSGDMRLMQGDEICLRYKGDLAPLWKGIGHVIKVPDNYGDEIAIELRSSAGAPVEVPHNFQVDFVWKSTSFDRMQSALKTFAVDETSVSGYIYHKLLGHEVEDVVIKCQLPKRFTAQGLPDLNHSQVYAVKTVLQRPLSLIQGPPGTGKTVTSATVVYHLARQGNGPVLVCAPSNIAVDQLTEKIHMSGLKVVRLCAKSREAIDSPVSFLALHNQIRNMDSIPELQKLQQLKDETGELSSSDEKRYRALKRTAERELLTNADVICCTCVGAGDPRLAKMQFRSILIDESTQATEPECMVPVILGAKQLILVGDHCQLGPVVMCKKAAKAGLSQSLFERLVVLGIRPIRLQVQYRMHPALSAFPSNIFYEGSLQNGVTAADRIKKGFDFQWPQPDKPMFFYVTQGQEEIASSGTSYLNRTEASNVEKITTRLLKAGAKPDQIGIITPYEGQRSYLVQYMQFSGSLHTKLYQEVEIASVDAFQGREKDFIILSCVRANEHQGIGFLNDPRRLNVALTRARYGVIIVGNPKALSKQPLWNHLLNYYKEQKVLVEGPLNNLRESLMQFSKPRKLVNAVNPVFQGGRFMSTAMYDAREALIPGSVYDRSSTARTSNMYFQTHDQISMIGPGPMASLNIPIPFNLVMPPMPPPGYLGQVNGPQAGRGGGMKGKAGGGARGGRQRSRGMASHGGGNGQHGHMSVSQASQDLGSQPFSQGPLTQGYITMSQPSQMSQPGLSQPELSQDSYLGDEFKSQIDVALSQDSTYQGERAYQHGVTGLSQY
- the LOC115156749 gene encoding regulator of nonsense transcripts 1 isoform X3 gives rise to the protein MSVEAYGPSSQTLTFLDTEEADLLGADTQGSEYEFTDFTLPSQTQTGQTQSQLDNQVNGPDGVLQNGEDSAVKASQLLAELNFEEEEEDTYYTKDLPVHACSYCGIHDPACVVYCNTSKKWFCNGRGNTSGSHIVNHLVRAKSKEVTLHKDGPLGETVLECYNCGCRNVFLLGFIPAKADSVVVLLCRQPCASQSSLKDINWDSSQWQPLIQDRCFLSWLVKIPSEQEQLRARQITAQQINKLEELWKENPTATLEDLEKPGVDEEPQHVLLRYEDAYQYQNIFGPLVKLEADYDKKLKESQTQDNITVRWDLGLNKKRIAYFSLPKTDSGDMRLMQGDEICLRYKGDLAPLWKGIGHVIKVPDNYGDEIAIELRSSAGAPVEVPHNFQVDFVWKSTSFDRMQSALKTFAVDETSVSGYIYHKLLGHEVEDVVIKCQLPKRFTAQGLPDLNHSQVYAVKTVLQRPLSLIQGPPGTGKTVTSATVVYHLARQGNGPVLVCAPSNIAVDQLTEKIHMSGLKVVRLCAKSREAIDSPVSFLALHNQIRNMDSIPELQKLQQLKDETGELSSSDEKRYRALKRTAERELLTNADVICCTCVGAGDPRLAKMQFRSILIDESTQATEPECMVPVILGAKQLILVGDHCQLGPVVMCKKAAKAGLSQSLFERLVVLGIRPIRLQVQYRMHPALSAFPSNIFYEGSLQNGVTAADRIKKGFDFQWPQPDKPMFFYVTQGQEEIASSGTSYLNRTEASNVEKITTRLLKAGAKPDQIGIITPYEGQRSYLVQYMQFSGSLHTKLYQEVEIASVDAFQGREKDFIILSCVRANEHQGIGFLNDPRRLNVALTRARYGVIIVGNPKALSKQPLWNHLLNYYKEQKVLVEGPLNNLRESLMQFSKPRKLVNAVNPGGRFMSTAMYDAREALIPGSVYDRSSTARTSNMYFQTHDQISMIGPGPMASLNIPIPFNLVMPPMPPPGYLGQVNGPQAGRGGGMKGKAGGGARGGRQRSRGMASHGGGNGQHGHMSVSQASQDLGSQPFSQGPLTQGYITMSQPSQMSQPGLSQPELSQDSYLGDEFKSQIDVALSQDSTYQGERAYQHGVTGLSQY